A single genomic interval of Streptococcus suis harbors:
- a CDS encoding M42 family metallopeptidase, whose amino-acid sequence MKTLDYIVTLTNTPSPTGFTTDIMNYIKAEVESFGYEAVKTAKGGVLVTVFGENDQQHRMVTAHLDTLGAMVRAVKPDGRLKMDLVGGFGYPSIEGENCLIHCAKNGKTFTGTILMHQTSVHVYRDASTAERNQTNMEIRLDEKVTNADETRALGIEVGDFISFDPRTVVTETGFIKSRHLDDKVSAAILLHLLKVYKEEGATMPYTIHFYFSNNEEIGYGANSSIPAQVVEYLAVDMGAMGDDQQTDEYTVSICVKDGSGPYHYELRQHLVALAERDGIPYKLDIYPYYGSDASAAMRAGADVKHALLGAGIESSHSYERTHLDSVVATERMVDAYLKSAMVD is encoded by the coding sequence ATGAAGACACTTGATTACATTGTTACATTGACCAACACTCCGTCGCCAACTGGTTTTACGACGGATATTATGAATTACATCAAGGCAGAGGTTGAAAGTTTCGGCTATGAAGCTGTCAAAACTGCTAAGGGTGGTGTTTTGGTTACTGTTTTTGGAGAAAATGACCAGCAGCACCGCATGGTGACTGCTCATCTGGATACTTTGGGTGCCATGGTTCGTGCAGTGAAACCAGATGGTCGACTCAAAATGGATTTGGTGGGAGGATTTGGATACCCTTCTATTGAGGGAGAAAATTGTTTGATTCATTGCGCTAAAAATGGCAAGACTTTCACAGGTACTATTCTCATGCACCAGACCTCTGTCCACGTCTATCGGGATGCCAGTACCGCTGAGCGCAATCAGACCAACATGGAAATTCGTTTGGACGAAAAAGTGACCAATGCGGACGAGACGCGGGCCTTGGGTATTGAAGTCGGAGATTTTATCTCCTTTGATCCTCGTACCGTCGTGACAGAAACTGGCTTTATCAAGAGTCGTCACTTGGATGATAAGGTATCCGCAGCTATTTTGCTTCATCTTTTGAAGGTCTATAAGGAAGAGGGAGCGACCATGCCTTATACGATACATTTCTATTTTTCAAATAATGAAGAGATTGGCTACGGTGCCAACTCCAGCATTCCTGCTCAGGTGGTTGAATATTTGGCAGTCGATATGGGGGCAATGGGAGATGATCAGCAGACAGATGAGTACACAGTTTCTATCTGTGTCAAAGATGGTTCAGGTCCATATCATTACGAACTTCGTCAGCACTTGGTAGCCTTGGCAGAGAGGGATGGTATTCCTTACAAGCTGGATATTTATCCTTACTATGGTTCCGATGCTTCGGCAGCTATGCGAGCAGGTGCAGATGTTAAGCATGCCCTATTGGGGGCTGGTATTGAGTCCAGCCATTCCTACGAGCGGACCCATTTGGATTCTGTAGTTGCGACTGAGCGGATGGTAGATGCCTATTTGAAATCAGCAATGGTAGATTAA
- the birA gene encoding bifunctional biotin--[acetyl-CoA-carboxylase] ligase/biotin operon repressor BirA: MKTYQKIYLLLKEKDDYMSGEDLAQELGISRTSVWKAIRQLETHGLTIEAARNRGYKLADGDLLLPDLIAEELQLPVYLKADSDSTQLDAKQGIESGHTSPALYLAPYQNKAKGRFGRPFYASKSGGIYMSLRLSPNVPFLEFKPYTILAAAAVIKAIQSLCDLDVQIKWVNDIYLGHKKVAGILTEAISSMENQRVTDVIIGVGINVRIDDFPKELQQSAGNLFEEQPPFTRNQLITAIWKAFLETDEKELIALYKEKSLVVGQQVSFVENQVEFKGTAIAVTDTGNLVIQLDNGKAKIISSGEISLTSWSDSPPNE, from the coding sequence ATGAAAACCTACCAGAAGATTTATTTACTATTAAAAGAAAAAGACGACTACATGAGCGGAGAAGATTTGGCTCAGGAATTGGGTATTTCTCGGACTTCAGTTTGGAAAGCCATTCGCCAGTTAGAAACGCATGGTTTAACTATTGAGGCTGCCCGTAATCGTGGTTACAAATTGGCCGATGGGGATTTGCTACTGCCAGACTTGATTGCAGAGGAACTCCAACTGCCTGTCTACCTGAAAGCTGACAGCGATTCGACCCAACTAGATGCCAAACAAGGTATTGAATCAGGTCATACTAGTCCTGCCCTATATCTAGCTCCCTATCAGAATAAAGCCAAGGGGCGATTTGGGAGACCCTTTTATGCATCCAAGTCAGGTGGCATTTATATGTCGCTTCGTCTCTCTCCCAATGTTCCTTTTCTAGAATTTAAGCCCTACACCATTTTAGCTGCAGCTGCTGTTATCAAGGCCATTCAATCCCTTTGCGACTTGGACGTCCAAATCAAGTGGGTCAATGACATCTATCTCGGACACAAAAAGGTCGCTGGCATCCTCACTGAGGCTATCTCTTCTATGGAAAACCAACGGGTAACCGATGTCATTATCGGTGTCGGCATCAATGTCCGCATAGACGATTTCCCTAAGGAATTACAACAATCTGCAGGAAATCTTTTCGAGGAACAACCACCATTTACCCGCAACCAACTCATTACTGCCATCTGGAAAGCCTTCTTAGAAACCGATGAGAAGGAACTAATTGCCCTTTACAAAGAAAAATCACTTGTCGTTGGCCAACAAGTGAGCTTTGTAGAAAATCAAGTTGAATTTAAGGGGACTGCCATCGCTGTTACTGATACAGGAAACCTAGTTATCCAGTTAGATAACGGCAAAGCAAAAATTATCTCCAGCGGAGAAATCAGCCTTACTTCTTGGTCTGATTCTCCACCAAACGAATAA
- a CDS encoding DUF3272 family protein encodes MKLPQFLFLAITTILAVYFMNASILTGDFLIAGIYAFIAYRNLHFAYKVTKFIRLVENQTKK; translated from the coding sequence ATGAAACTTCCACAATTTCTTTTTTTAGCCATTACAACTATTTTAGCTGTTTATTTTATGAATGCATCGATTTTGACAGGAGATTTCTTGATTGCAGGTATCTACGCCTTTATCGCCTATCGGAATCTTCATTTTGCTTACAAGGTGACTAAATTTATTCGTTTGGTGGAGAATCAGACCAAGAAGTAA